The Chryseolinea soli nucleotide sequence ATGCTGCGCACGATGTTGTGGGCATTGTCGGTGCCGTTCCATTCGGCAGCGGCTTCGTAGAGGGTGCCGGGGTTGTTGGGCCAGTCGGAGGCGTTGAATTTTGTGATGCAGGTGTTCAATGCCGTGGCCAGTCGTTTGGGGTGCGCGGCGGTCACGTCCATGCCGCCGGATTCTTGCATGTCGCTGTAAGTACCTACGGCGCGCAACCTGCCGCTGTCGAGGCGGCAGAAGGTGATCTCTACGTCGGCGGTGCCGCGTTCTTTCATTTTATAGGTGCGCTCGCCGATGCGGAGTTCGTTCACCACGGCGACGATGCGCTGTTGGTTGGCTTGCAGGGGCGTCACTTGTTTGAAGTAGGTGAGCAACGCGGCGTCGAAGGGTTTGTCGAACGAGGCATCGACCTGGCGGTTGTTCATACCCACTTGCGCCATGCCGATGCTGCCTTTCACGGCGCGCGCGTCTACTACGCTGTCGATGTAGAACATGCGGTTGGGGAGTACTAGTGGCTCAGGTTTGAGGGTGACGGTGAAATCTTTCTGGGCTTGGGTTTGGAGGGTGATGAAAAGGGTGAAGAGGGCCAGGAGGTGGTTCAGAGGTTTGAAGGTCATGGCTGAGGCGGATTTAGTGTAGAAAATATAGTAGGGAAATGGGAGGTGGGCAAGGGTTGGGTATGGAAATTGTGTGAGTGGCTAGATGGGCGGGCGCATTGAATTTCGGGTAGCTATGGGGTGTG carries:
- a CDS encoding DUF6563 family protein; this encodes MTFKPLNHLLALFTLFITLQTQAQKDFTVTLKPEPLVLPNRMFYIDSVVDARAVKGSIGMAQVGMNNRQVDASFDKPFDAALLTYFKQVTPLQANQQRIVAVVNELRIGERTYKMKERGTADVEITFCRLDSGRLRAVGTYSDMQESGGMDVTAAHPKRLATALNTCITKFNASDWPNNPGTLYEAAAEWNGTDNAHNIVRSMVRNAGIYEKFTQLRSNSPVSQNAIPIIQRLEGDLFLVRDKVTEKKLREPFGVSDGTSVFINTFFYNVNSGKGVFARVTEEGRYMAWFDHYMTATEKGLWAGGFGAIGGAAASADLDLIVLDLKTGVISPVKLYTVDELFKDDPELLAKFQQDRNKRDPAVMLSYVKMYNASHPF